The following are encoded together in the Humulus lupulus chromosome 5, drHumLupu1.1, whole genome shotgun sequence genome:
- the LOC133780214 gene encoding myrcene synthase, chloroplastic-like: protein MQFLAVHQFSPSSVSICSSNFSSRLRPKKSNSTIITTTARARAISRSSACYPTQCTVVNRTGSNPIDRRSANYEPSIWSFDYIQSLTSQYKGEPYTSRVNKLEGDVRRMLVEMENTLAQLELIDTLQRLGLSYRLEDEIKTILEKKFPYNMDNPNCNLYAIALEFRLLRQHGYAVPQEIFNIFKDETGKFKASISDDIMGVLALYEASFYGKIGESILEEARVFSTECLKNYLINNNNDDDYNYNIQVVGHVLELPLHWRTTRTEAKWFIHVYEKKQDMNPTLLEFAKLDFNIIQSTHHEELKHIFRWWKHTKLGEKLNFTRDRLMECFLWKVGVRFEPKFSYFRTITAKLYELITLIDDIYDIYGTLEELELFTKAVERWDVKMINELPDYMKMPFLVLHNTINEMVFEVLRDQDIAINIQYLKKTWVDMCRSFLQEAKWYYSGYTPTLQEYIDNAWKSVGGPVLIVHAYFSHANHHTINNEVLECLEEGYPPIVRHSAIILRLANDLATSSEEIKRGDAPKSIQCYMQETNVSEEEARQHIKFLISETWKEMNNPEGLCASSSMIEDARNFARMGLFMYQHGDGHSSQDNRSKERISELIIKPIPLISKTN, encoded by the exons atgcagTTCTTGGCGGTTCACCAATTTTCTCCATCATCAGTCTCTATTTGCAGTAGTAATTTTAGTAGTCGACTTAGACCAAAAAAATCTAATagtactattattactactactgcAAGAGCAAGGGCAATATCAAGATCAAGTGCTTGCTACCCCACCCAATGTACTGTGGTCAATAGGACTGGTTCTAATCCTATTGATCGAAGATCAGCCAACTATGAACCTTCCATTTGGTCTTTTGATTATATTCAGTCTCTTACAAGCCAATATAAG GGCGAGCCCTATACAAGTCGAGTGAATAAGCTCGAGGGAGATGTGAGAAGAATGCTTGTTGAGATGGAAAACACTTTAGCTCAACTTGAGCTCATTGATACATTGCAAAGACTTGGATTATCTTACCGTCTTGAGGATGAAATAAAAACTATTTTGGAGAAAAAATTTCCCTATAATATGGATAACCCTAATTGTAATTTATATGCCATTGCTCTTGAATTTAGGCTTCTACGCCAACATGGCTATGCAGTACCTCAAG aaatttttaatattttcaaggaCGAGACAGGTAAATTCAAAGCAAGCATAAGTGATGATATTATGGGAGTATTGGCCTTGTACGAAGCTTCATTCTATGGGAAAATAGGTGAAAGTATTTTGGAGGAAGCTAGGGTTTTCTCAACCGAATGTCTCAAAAACTActtgataaataataataatgatgatgattataattataatatccaAGTAGTGGGTCATGTCTTGGAGCTTCCACTTCATTGGAGGACCACAAGAACAGAAGCCAAGTGGTTCATCCATGTATATGAAAAAAAACAAGACATGAATCCTACTTTGCTTGAGTTTGCCAAACTAGATTTCAACATCATACAATCAACACATCATGAGGAACTAAAACATATATTCAG GTGGTGGAAGCATACTAAACTCGGAGAGAAATTGAATTTCACAAGAGATAGATTGATGGAGTGTTTCTTATGGAAGGTTGGAGTAAGATTTGAGCCAAAATTCAGTTATTTTAGAACAATAACTGCCAAATTATATGAGCTAATAACATTAATTGACgatatatatgatatttatggAACATTGGAGGAGTTAGAGCTTTTCACCAAAGCTGTTGAGAG ATGGGATGTGAAAATGATAAATGAGTTGCCTGATTATATGAAGATGCCTTTCCTAGTTTTACACAATACCATAAATGAAATGGTATTTGAGGTATTAAGAGACCAAGACATCGCCATCAACATTCAATACCTCAAGAAAACG TGGGTAGACATGTGTAGAAGTTTTCTTCAAGAAGCAAAATGGTACTATAGTGGATACACACCAACACTGCAAGAATATATTGATAATGCTTGGAAATCAGTAGGAGGACCGGTTCTTATTGTTCATGCTTATTTCTCTCATGCAAATCATCACACCATAAACAATGAGGTCTTGGAATGCTTGGAAGAAGGTTATCCCCCCATAGTTCGTCACTCAGCCATAATTTTACGACTTGCAAATGATCTAGCAACATCATCG GAGGAAATCAAAAGAGGCGACGCCCCTAAATCAATTCAATGTTACATGCAAGAAACTAATGTATCTGAAGAAGAAGCTCGTCAACATATAAAGTTTTTGATAAGTGAAACATGGAAAGAGATGAATAATCCAGAAGGATTATGTGCAAGCTCATCAATGATTGAAGATGCCAGAAACTTTGCTAGGATGGGACTATTTATGTATCAACATGGTGATGGACACAGTTCTCAGGATAATCGATCAAAAGAACGAATTTCAGAGTTGATTATTAAACCTATTCCCCTAATAAGTAAAACTAATTAA